In Oscillatoria sp. FACHB-1407, one DNA window encodes the following:
- a CDS encoding threonine ammonia-lyase, with protein sequence MTVTLEDIQSAADLIRHAVVRTPTCLSRSLSAIAHTNLFLKLETFQLTGSFKERGALVKLKQLTPKEAAAGVIAMSAGNHAQGVAYHAQRLGIPATIVMPKGTPYIKVQRTASFGARVVLEGDGLEAASAFAHEMAIQEGLTFVHPFDDYDVIRGQGTIALEMLADCPDLDVLIIPIGGGGLISGMAIAAKSLKPTIKIIGVQTEMCPSMYQLRYGQAPTLTGQTIAEGIAVKHPGKLTRKLIDQYVDDIVLVSEASLETAVQLIAAEGHIVAEGAGAAPLAAVLSYPERFTNQQAGLVICGGNIDARILSSILMRGLMRSQRIVYLRVQMPDIPGMLATVASIVGAAGANIIEVQHQRLFTDISIKQTHLDLVIEVRDPEQVHQIVNQIQAHGFPARLLDAIGSK encoded by the coding sequence CTCAAATTAGAGACGTTTCAGTTAACAGGCTCTTTTAAGGAACGGGGGGCACTGGTCAAACTCAAGCAACTGACCCCCAAAGAAGCTGCTGCCGGGGTGATTGCCATGTCCGCAGGTAACCACGCGCAGGGGGTGGCGTATCACGCTCAACGGTTGGGGATTCCGGCAACAATCGTGATGCCCAAAGGAACGCCCTACATCAAAGTGCAACGGACAGCGAGTTTTGGTGCCAGGGTGGTGCTGGAGGGAGATGGCCTGGAGGCAGCTTCTGCCTTTGCCCATGAGATGGCAATCCAGGAGGGGTTAACCTTTGTCCATCCTTTTGACGATTACGATGTGATTCGAGGGCAGGGTACGATCGCCCTGGAGATGCTGGCTGACTGCCCTGATTTGGATGTGCTGATTATCCCCATTGGGGGTGGTGGCTTGATTTCAGGGATGGCGATCGCCGCTAAATCCCTCAAGCCCACCATTAAAATCATCGGTGTGCAAACGGAGATGTGCCCGTCTATGTATCAACTGCGCTACGGGCAGGCTCCTACTCTCACTGGGCAGACCATTGCCGAGGGCATTGCGGTCAAACATCCCGGCAAGCTGACCCGCAAGCTGATCGACCAATACGTTGATGATATTGTTCTGGTCAGTGAGGCGAGCCTGGAAACCGCTGTACAACTGATTGCAGCTGAGGGACATATCGTTGCTGAAGGAGCCGGAGCCGCACCCCTGGCAGCCGTGTTGTCCTATCCGGAGCGGTTCACCAATCAACAGGCAGGCTTGGTCATCTGTGGCGGCAATATCGATGCTCGAATTCTGTCGTCGATCTTGATGCGGGGGCTGATGCGATCGCAACGAATTGTCTACTTGCGGGTTCAGATGCCTGACATTCCAGGCATGCTGGCGACTGTTGCGAGCATTGTCGGCGCGGCTGGAGCGAATATCATTGAGGTGCAGCATCAACGGCTGTTTACCGACATCTCTATTAAACAAACTCACCTTGATCTGGTGATAGAGGTGCGTGATCCGGAACAGGTGCATCAGATTGTGAACCAGATTCAGGCACACGGTTTTCCGGCGCGTCTGTTAGATGCAATCGGCAGTAAATAA